TCCTGTAGATTTTTTTCGGCCGAGAGGTCGATCGAGGGAGGCATACCGCGTTCGAGGCCGTGCACGAGATGGAGGTATTCGCTCCCCCCGACCTCTTCCCGGGTGGTCCCCATGAGCACTATAAGGTCCCCCTCTTCCTTGAACCACTGGGCAGTATGGGTCTTTATGTCGTCTATGAGCCCCACCATGCCGACCGTGGGCGTCGGGTGGATGGCCGTCCCGGACGTCTCGTTATAAAAGCTCACGTTGCCGCTTACGACCGGCACCCCGAGGGCAAGGCAGGCCTCCCTCATGCCGCCTATCGCGTTCTCGAACTGCCACATGACCTCTGGCCTCTCCGGGTTCCCGAAGTTCAGGCAGTCGGTAAGGGCCAGCGGCCTGGCGCCGCTTACCGTCAGGTTTCTCGCGGCCTCGGCCACGGCAATCATCCCGCCCGTTAAGGGGTCGAGGTAGCAGTAGCGCGAGTTGCAGTCCGCACTCATGGCGAGCGCCTTACCGGTCCCCTTTATCCTTATGACCGCCGCGTCCGAGCCCGGCAGAAGCACCGTATCGGTCCTCACCATGTGGTCGTACTGGCGGTATATCCACCTCCTGCTCGATATGTTCGGGGAAGAGAGGAGTGTTAAGAGCACCTCGTTAAAGTCTCCGGGCTCGGGCAGCTCCTTTATGTCGAGCCTTGTAATCTCGTCCTGCCCGGCGGGTCTCATGGACGGCCTCTCGTACTGCGGCGCCTTATCGGTCAAGGCCTCGACAGGGAGGTCGGCCACGGTCTCGCCGCCTTCGGTTATCCTTACCCTTCCGGTATCGGTCACCCGCCCGACCACCGAGGCATCGAGGTCCCACTTCTCGAATATCTCGCGCACCTTATCCTCGGTGCCGGGCCTTACGACCATGAGCATCCTCTCCTGCGATTCGCTCAACATAAGCTCGTAGGCGGTCATCCCCTCCTCGCGCCTGGGGACCCGGTCCATATCCATCTCCAGGCCGCTTCCTCCCCTGGAGGCCATCTCAACGCTCGAAGAGGTAAGCCCGGCCGCGCCCATGTCCTGGATGCCGAGCACGTAGTCGGTCTTAAAAACTTCCAGGCACGCCTCAAGCAGAAGTTTTTCGGTAAAGGGGTCCCCGACCTGCACCGTCGGCCGCCTTTCCTCCCCTCCCTCGCCGAATACGTCGCTCGCCATGGTGGCCCCGTGTATGCCGTCCCTGCCGGTTTTCGACCCGACGTACATCACCGGGTTCCCCACGCCCGAGGCCGTGCCTTTGAATATTTTTCCCGTCTTCACGAGCCCGACGGTCATGGCGTTCACCAGGCAGTTACCATCGTAGGATGAGTTGAAGTAGACCTCGCCTCCTACCGTCGGCACGCCCATGCAGTTGCCGTAACCGGCTATGCCGGCGACGACACCTTCGAGGAGGTAGGCGGTCTTAGGGCTTTCCGGCGAGCCGAACCTGAGAGAGTTAAGCGAGGCCACGGGTCTGGCGCCCATGGTAAATACGTCCCTGAGTATCCCCCCCACTCCGGTTGCGGCCCCCTGGTAGGGCTCTATGAAAGAGGGGTGGTTATGGCTCTCCATCTTGAAGACGACGGCGAGGCCGTCTCCTATGTCCACCACCCCGGCGTTCTCGCCCGGACCCTCGATTACGTGAGGGGCCTCGGTGGGGAGTTTTTTAAGGTGCACCCGCGAGGACTTATACGAGCAGTGCTCGCTCCACATGACCGAGAATATGCCGAGCTCGACCATATTCGGCTCCCGGCCGAGGGCCTCGACGACCAACGCGTACTCCTCGGGGCTCAGGCCGTGCTCGGCTACTATGTCGTCGGTTATCCGCATGCGTTGACGGTTAACTATAAATCAAAAAAGGCGAAAGCTCAACCCCTTAATTTCCATAATTTCCCTCTTCTATGAGCTTCCGGGCTTTTTTTAGAATTTCCCTCTCGTCGTCATAGGCAACGGCCTTAACGGCCTTATCAATCTGGAACCAGCGGCACTCCTCTACCTCGTCGTCGTGGAAGGCCGTGTCGCCCGTTGTATACTCCATAAGGAAGAAGTAGACGAC
The sequence above is a segment of the Thermodesulfobacteriota bacterium genome. Coding sequences within it:
- the purL gene encoding phosphoribosylformylglycinamidine synthase subunit PurL, producing the protein MRITDDIVAEHGLSPEEYALVVEALGREPNMVELGIFSVMWSEHCSYKSSRVHLKKLPTEAPHVIEGPGENAGVVDIGDGLAVVFKMESHNHPSFIEPYQGAATGVGGILRDVFTMGARPVASLNSLRFGSPESPKTAYLLEGVVAGIAGYGNCMGVPTVGGEVYFNSSYDGNCLVNAMTVGLVKTGKIFKGTASGVGNPVMYVGSKTGRDGIHGATMASDVFGEGGEERRPTVQVGDPFTEKLLLEACLEVFKTDYVLGIQDMGAAGLTSSSVEMASRGGSGLEMDMDRVPRREEGMTAYELMLSESQERMLMVVRPGTEDKVREIFEKWDLDASVVGRVTDTGRVRITEGGETVADLPVEALTDKAPQYERPSMRPAGQDEITRLDIKELPEPGDFNEVLLTLLSSPNISSRRWIYRQYDHMVRTDTVLLPGSDAAVIRIKGTGKALAMSADCNSRYCYLDPLTGGMIAVAEAARNLTVSGARPLALTDCLNFGNPERPEVMWQFENAIGGMREACLALGVPVVSGNVSFYNETSGTAIHPTPTVGMVGLIDDIKTHTAQWFKEEGDLIVLMGTTREEVGGSEYLHLVHGLERGMPPSIDLSAEKNLQDACREAIRTGIIISAHDVSEGGLAVALSEGCLNPDGPVGAVVEMEAGGIRPDAFFFGESQSRIVVSLKEDRLDALKGIAEPLGVELDVIGRVGGGVLKINDLIDLPVEEFSRAWEGGLKHVVG